The following are encoded in a window of uncultured Ilyobacter sp. genomic DNA:
- a CDS encoding efflux RND transporter periplasmic adaptor subunit: MNYKNIYTMFFTVLIMGTFFVGCKKENTYSPPPPSKVTVNKPRQQNITNYLEFTGITEAMDSVEIRPRVEGYLEKVMFKPGSFVKKGDLLFVIDQRPYKAKLGEAKAQLAIEISKLKAAEATFQRMEMAYKERAVSEVSVIQARADMEVAKAAIESANAAVQTAELNLSYTTIHAPISGRIDRSLVDAGNLIGAGENTLLATIINDNSIYVYFNVNERDIIDSDLINGEADSFKVYLGLLNKEFSHKGKIDYINNRVNPATGNVQVRGVFENSKNDILPGMFANIKISEKTIENALLVPDNVVGRDQQGYYLLAVNNENIVVYKHVEIGDLIDGMRVIKSGIEPNERIIVNGIQMAYPGREVSPIDEENSENRSPKTENQSI, from the coding sequence ATGAATTATAAAAATATTTACACCATGTTTTTCACAGTTCTGATTATGGGGACATTTTTTGTAGGATGCAAAAAAGAAAATACCTATTCTCCACCACCACCATCTAAGGTTACTGTTAACAAACCTAGGCAACAAAATATTACAAATTATCTGGAATTTACAGGAATTACAGAGGCGATGGACTCTGTAGAGATAAGACCCCGTGTAGAGGGATATTTAGAAAAAGTAATGTTTAAACCTGGATCATTTGTAAAAAAGGGAGATTTATTATTTGTAATAGATCAGCGTCCATATAAGGCAAAACTAGGTGAAGCAAAGGCACAACTAGCAATAGAAATATCAAAATTAAAGGCTGCTGAAGCAACTTTCCAAAGAATGGAGATGGCCTATAAAGAACGTGCTGTAAGCGAGGTAAGTGTGATACAGGCAAGAGCTGATATGGAAGTGGCAAAGGCAGCTATAGAATCTGCCAATGCTGCAGTGCAAACTGCAGAACTTAACCTCTCTTACACAACAATACATGCCCCTATAAGCGGACGTATTGACAGAAGTTTAGTAGATGCAGGAAATCTGATAGGAGCTGGAGAAAACACCCTCCTTGCCACAATTATAAATGATAATTCTATCTATGTATATTTTAATGTAAATGAGAGAGATATTATAGATTCTGATCTTATAAATGGTGAAGCTGATTCTTTCAAGGTATATTTGGGACTTTTAAACAAAGAATTTTCTCATAAGGGAAAAATTGATTATATTAATAACAGGGTAAATCCTGCCACAGGAAATGTACAGGTAAGAGGTGTTTTTGAAAACAGTAAAAATGATATATTACCGGGGATGTTTGCTAACATTAAAATTTCTGAAAAAACCATAGAAAATGCTCTGCTTGTGCCTGATAACGTAGTCGGAAGGGATCAGCAGGGATACTATCTATTAGCTGTAAACAACGAAAATATCGTGGTGTACAAGCATGTTGAGATCGGAGATCTAATAGACGGAATGAGAGTAATAAAATCAGGAATAGAGCCAAATGAACGTATAATAGTAAACGGTATCCAGATGGCTTATCCAGGACGTGAAGTTTCTCCTATAGATGAAGAAAACTCGGAAAATAGAAGTCCTAAAACAGAAAATCAATCTATTTAA